In the Pseudomonas sp. DTU_2021_1001937_2_SI_NGA_ILE_001 genome, one interval contains:
- a CDS encoding SURF1 family protein produces the protein MRRFLPRPVPTLVLMLLLPLLVALGLWQLQRAEQKASLLAHQARQQSLLPGNLKALAEQDDPAWRAVLLQGRFDPQHTLLLDNRSRDGRAGVELLQPFEDRSSGLWVLLNRGWLPWPDRRTPPVFDTPTADADLQAWVYVPPGPAFRLQADAPDERWPRLVNVVEPPRVWQALQRDGYPYELRLLPGPAAYRADWPIVNQAPQTHRAYAVQWFALAVALIGLYLYLGFSRSREPRP, from the coding sequence ATGAGACGCTTCCTGCCGCGCCCGGTGCCGACCCTGGTGCTCATGCTGCTGTTGCCGCTGCTGGTCGCTCTGGGCCTCTGGCAGTTGCAGCGTGCCGAGCAGAAGGCCAGCCTGCTGGCGCACCAGGCTCGGCAGCAGAGTCTGCTGCCCGGCAACCTGAAGGCGCTCGCCGAGCAAGACGACCCGGCCTGGCGAGCGGTGCTGCTGCAGGGGCGGTTCGACCCGCAGCACACCCTGCTGCTGGACAATCGCAGCCGTGACGGTCGTGCCGGGGTCGAGCTGCTGCAGCCCTTCGAAGACCGCTCCAGCGGCCTGTGGGTGCTGCTCAACCGTGGCTGGCTGCCCTGGCCAGACCGTCGTACGCCGCCGGTATTCGACACCCCGACGGCGGACGCCGATCTGCAGGCCTGGGTCTATGTGCCGCCGGGCCCGGCCTTTCGCCTGCAAGCCGATGCACCGGACGAGCGCTGGCCGCGCCTGGTCAATGTGGTCGAGCCGCCGCGGGTGTGGCAGGCCCTGCAACGCGATGGCTACCCCTACGAACTGCGTCTGCTGCCGGGACCGGCGGCTTACCGGGCCGACTGGCCGATCGTCAACCAGGCACCGCAAACCCATCGCGCCTACGCCGTGCAGTGGTTCGCCCTGGCCGTCGCACTGATCGGCTTGTACCTGTACCTGGGGTTTTCCAGGTCCAGGGAGCCTCGGCCATGA
- a CDS encoding COX15/CtaA family protein, with protein MARRGYLLALFATLLALLVVLLGAWTRLSHAGLGCPDWPGCYGFLGVPSGALQQALAELRYPQAPLEVDKGWYEMMHRYAAAALGLSTLAITWQAWRQRQALGLALALLGLVMLQAAFGMWTVTLRLWPPVVTLHLLGGMSTLGLLFLLTLRLAAWPAVLRSPDPALRRLALAALLLIAVQIALGGWVSAHYAAQACPDLPLCQGRWWPVMDFAEAFGLSPPLGLSYLGGVHEGEARTAIHLAHRLGAVLVALVTLRLAWRLWQAGLVGMGGVLAGLLLLQLALGAGNVLLNFPTALALAHSGGAALLLLAAIFVNERVGRAPRSCT; from the coding sequence ATGGCCCGTCGCGGATACCTGCTGGCGCTGTTCGCCACCCTCCTCGCACTGCTGGTGGTGCTGCTCGGTGCCTGGACCCGCCTGTCGCACGCGGGCCTGGGCTGCCCGGACTGGCCGGGTTGCTACGGCTTTCTCGGGGTGCCGTCCGGGGCGCTGCAACAGGCGCTGGCCGAGCTGCGCTATCCCCAGGCGCCGCTGGAAGTCGACAAGGGCTGGTACGAGATGATGCACCGCTACGCCGCCGCCGCCCTCGGCCTGAGCACCCTGGCGATTACCTGGCAGGCGTGGCGACAGCGCCAGGCCCTGGGCCTGGCCTTGGCGCTGCTGGGGCTGGTCATGTTGCAGGCAGCGTTCGGCATGTGGACCGTCACCCTCAGGCTGTGGCCGCCGGTGGTTACCCTGCATCTGCTTGGCGGCATGAGCACCCTGGGCTTGCTGTTCCTGCTGACCCTGCGCCTGGCCGCGTGGCCTGCCGTGCTGCGTAGCCCTGACCCCGCGCTGCGGCGGCTGGCGTTGGCCGCCCTGCTGCTGATCGCCGTGCAGATTGCCTTGGGCGGCTGGGTCAGCGCCCACTACGCCGCCCAGGCCTGCCCGGACCTGCCGTTGTGCCAGGGGCGCTGGTGGCCGGTGATGGACTTCGCCGAGGCGTTCGGCCTGAGTCCGCCACTCGGGCTGAGCTACCTGGGCGGCGTGCATGAGGGCGAGGCGCGCACGGCGATTCACCTGGCCCATCGGCTGGGCGCGGTGCTGGTGGCGCTGGTAACCCTGCGCCTGGCCTGGCGGCTTTGGCAGGCAGGGCTGGTGGGCATGGGCGGCGTGCTGGCCGGGCTGTTGCTGCTGCAGCTGGCGCTGGGTGCAGGCAATGTGCTGCTGAACTTTCCCACGGCCCTGGCCTTGGCCCACAGCGGCGGTGCTGCGCTGTTGCTGTTGGCGGCGATCTTCGTCAACGAGCGTGTCGGGCGAGCGCCGCGTAGCTGTACCTGA
- a CDS encoding SCO family protein, whose translation MTRTQKTVFILVAIIAVILGLTVQRVLSMRSGSDPAALVDAGVIMLPQSRAVPALKMIDQGGEPVALDQLKDKWTLVFFGYTYCPDICPATLAQLRQIKASLSAAEAGRLRVVLVSVDPDRDTPQQLKQYLAYFDKDFVGLRGAVEDIQTLSKALSIPYIPADTRKPGYTVDHSGNLAIIGPDGRQHGFIRAPLNVQKLSARLPVLLTR comes from the coding sequence ATGACCCGAACCCAGAAAACCGTTTTCATCCTCGTCGCCATCATCGCGGTGATCCTGGGCCTGACCGTGCAGCGCGTGCTGTCCATGCGCAGCGGCAGCGACCCGGCGGCGCTGGTGGACGCCGGAGTCATCATGCTGCCGCAAAGCCGCGCGGTGCCGGCGTTGAAAATGATCGACCAGGGTGGCGAGCCGGTGGCCCTCGACCAGCTCAAGGACAAATGGACTCTGGTGTTCTTCGGCTACACCTATTGCCCGGACATCTGCCCGGCGACCCTGGCCCAGTTGCGCCAGATCAAGGCCAGCCTGAGCGCGGCCGAGGCCGGTCGCCTGCGCGTGGTGCTGGTCAGCGTCGACCCGGACCGCGACACGCCGCAGCAGCTCAAGCAGTACCTGGCGTACTTCGACAAGGACTTCGTCGGTCTGCGCGGCGCGGTGGAAGACATCCAGACCCTGTCCAAAGCCCTGAGCATTCCGTACATCCCCGCCGACACCCGCAAGCCCGGCTACACCGTGGACCACAGCGGCAACCTGGCGATCATCGGCCCGGATGGCCGCCAGCACGGCTTCATCCGTGCCCCCCTGAACGTGCAGAAACTCAGCGCGCGGCTGCCCGTCCTGCTCACCCGGTAA
- a CDS encoding MetQ/NlpA family ABC transporter substrate-binding protein has product MKKLVAVFAAMTALSAQANETLSVAASAVPHAEILEFVKPTLAKEGVDLKIKVFTDYVQPNVQVAEKRLDANFFQHQPYLDEFNKGKGTNLVTVTKVHVEPFGAYSEKFKKLEDLPGGATVALPNDATNEGRAFLLLAKAGLITLKDPSSILATPKDVASNPKDLKFRELEAATLPRVLTQVDLALINTNYALGAKLDPTKDALVIEGAESPYANILVARPDNKDSEAMKKLAAALTSPEVKAFIAEKYKGAVVPAF; this is encoded by the coding sequence ATGAAGAAACTAGTGGCTGTTTTCGCTGCCATGACCGCACTGTCGGCCCAGGCCAATGAGACCCTGAGCGTGGCCGCCTCTGCCGTGCCCCACGCGGAGATCCTGGAGTTCGTCAAGCCGACCCTGGCCAAGGAAGGTGTCGATCTGAAGATCAAGGTGTTCACCGACTACGTGCAGCCCAACGTGCAGGTCGCCGAGAAGCGCCTGGACGCCAACTTCTTCCAGCACCAGCCGTACCTGGATGAATTCAACAAGGGCAAGGGCACCAACCTGGTCACCGTGACCAAGGTCCATGTCGAACCGTTCGGTGCCTACTCCGAGAAGTTCAAGAAGCTCGAAGACCTGCCTGGCGGGGCCACCGTGGCCCTGCCCAACGACGCCACCAACGAAGGCCGCGCCTTCCTGTTGCTGGCCAAGGCCGGGCTGATCACCCTGAAGGACCCGAGCAGCATCCTGGCGACCCCGAAGGACGTGGCCAGCAACCCCAAGGACCTGAAATTCCGTGAGCTGGAAGCCGCGACCCTGCCGCGTGTGCTGACCCAGGTCGACCTGGCGCTGATCAACACCAACTACGCGCTGGGCGCCAAGCTGGACCCGACCAAGGATGCCCTGGTGATCGAAGGCGCCGAGTCGCCGTACGCCAACATCCTGGTGGCGCGCCCGGACAACAAGGACTCCGAGGCCATGAAGAAACTGGCCGCCGCACTGACCAGCCCGGAAGTGAAGGCGTTCATCGCCGAGAAGTACAAGGGCGCCGTGGTTCCGGCGTTCTGA
- a CDS encoding methionine ABC transporter permease, whose protein sequence is MDAFLELFSNVDWYEIWLATGDTLIMLGVSLGFTVLFGLPLGVLMFLTSPRQLLENRPLYAVVGVVVNMLRALPFIILLIVMMPLTQLITGTSLGILGTLPPLIAGATPFFARLVETALREVDKGIIEATQAMGATTRQIILKALLPEALPGILAAITVTAIALVSFTAMAGAVGAGGLGDLAIRYGYQRFQNDVMFVTVVLLLVLVQILQTVGDRLVAYFSHR, encoded by the coding sequence ATGGACGCTTTCCTGGAACTGTTCTCCAACGTCGACTGGTACGAAATCTGGCTGGCCACCGGCGACACCCTGATCATGCTTGGCGTCTCGCTGGGCTTCACCGTGCTGTTCGGCCTGCCGCTGGGCGTGCTGATGTTCCTCACCTCGCCGCGCCAGCTGCTGGAAAACCGCCCGCTGTATGCCGTGGTGGGGGTGGTCGTGAACATGCTGCGTGCGCTGCCGTTCATCATTCTGCTGATCGTGATGATGCCGCTGACCCAATTGATCACCGGCACCTCGCTGGGCATTCTCGGCACCTTGCCGCCGCTGATCGCCGGTGCCACGCCGTTCTTCGCGCGGCTGGTGGAAACCGCCCTGCGCGAGGTGGACAAAGGCATCATCGAAGCCACCCAGGCGATGGGCGCGACCACCCGGCAGATCATCCTCAAGGCCCTGCTGCCCGAGGCGCTGCCCGGCATCCTGGCGGCGATCACCGTCACCGCCATCGCCCTGGTGTCGTTCACCGCCATGGCCGGCGCGGTAGGCGCGGGCGGGCTGGGCGACCTGGCGATTCGCTACGGTTACCAGCGCTTCCAGAACGATGTCATGTTCGTCACGGTCGTATTGCTGCTGGTGCTGGTGCAGATCCTGCAAACCGTCGGCGACAGGCTGGTGGCGTATTTCTCGCACCGTTGA
- a CDS encoding methionine ABC transporter ATP-binding protein — MIEFLDVQKTYRVAGKEIPALHPTRLSIEAGQVFGLIGHSGAGKSTLLRLINRLENPTGGRILVDGEDVTALDANGLRRFRQQVGMIFQHFNLLSSKTVADNVAMPLTLAGNLSREQIDQRVAELLDRVGLSAHARKYPSQLSGGQKQRVGIARALATRPKILLCDEATSALDPQTTAQVLQLLAEINRELKLTIVLITHEMDVIRRVCDQVAVMDAGVIVEQGRVADVFLHPQHPTTRRFVQEDEHLDENEQREDFAHVQGRIVRLTFQGESTYAPLLGTVARETGVDYSILAGRIDRIKDIPYGQLTLAITGGDLDAAFARFSAADVHMEVLR; from the coding sequence GTGATCGAGTTTCTTGACGTCCAGAAAACCTACCGCGTTGCAGGCAAGGAAATCCCGGCCCTGCACCCCACCCGCCTGAGCATCGAAGCAGGCCAGGTGTTCGGCCTGATCGGCCATTCCGGCGCCGGCAAGAGCACCCTGCTACGCCTCATCAACCGCCTGGAAAATCCCACCGGCGGTCGCATTCTGGTCGACGGCGAAGACGTGACCGCCCTGGATGCCAACGGTCTGCGGCGCTTTCGCCAGCAGGTCGGAATGATTTTCCAGCACTTCAACCTGCTGTCGTCCAAGACCGTGGCCGACAACGTCGCCATGCCGCTGACCCTGGCCGGCAATCTGTCCCGCGAGCAGATCGACCAGCGTGTCGCCGAGCTGCTCGACCGGGTCGGCCTCAGCGCCCATGCGCGCAAATACCCGTCGCAGCTCTCCGGCGGCCAGAAGCAGCGCGTCGGCATTGCCCGCGCCCTGGCTACACGACCGAAGATCCTGCTGTGCGACGAAGCCACCAGTGCCCTCGACCCGCAGACCACCGCCCAGGTGCTGCAGCTGCTGGCCGAGATCAACCGTGAGCTGAAGCTGACCATCGTGCTGATCACCCACGAGATGGACGTGATCCGCCGGGTCTGCGACCAGGTCGCGGTAATGGACGCCGGGGTGATCGTCGAGCAGGGGCGGGTGGCCGATGTGTTCCTGCACCCGCAGCACCCGACCACCCGGCGTTTCGTCCAGGAAGACGAACACCTCGACGAAAACGAGCAACGCGAAGATTTCGCCCATGTGCAGGGCCGCATCGTGCGCCTGACCTTCCAGGGCGAGTCGACCTACGCGCCACTGCTGGGCACCGTGGCCCGCGAAACGGGGGTGGACTACAGCATCCTGGCGGGGCGTATCGACCGCATCAAGGACATTCCCTACGGCCAGCTGACCCTGGCCATCACCGGCGGCGACCTGGACGCCGCCTTCGCCCGCTTCAGCGCTGCTGATGTCCATATGGAGGTCCTGCGCTGA
- the katE gene encoding catalase HPII, which translates to MVKKTDTPVTPTAKSELAGTDTLDRGNSNAKLDALETFRSDATGQALRTNQGVKIADNQNSLKVGSRGPSLLEDFIMREKITHFDHERIPERIVHARGTAAHGYFQSYDDHATLTKAGFLRDPGKKTPVFLRFSTVQGPRGSGDTVRDIRGFAVKFYTDEGNFDLVGNNVPVFFIQDAIKFPDFVHAVKPEPHNEIPTGGSAHDTFWDFVSLVPETAHAVIWAMSDRAIPKSLRTIQGFGVHTFRMINTEGKASFVKFHWKPKFGVCSLVWDEAQKLAGKDTDFHRRDLWEAIEMGDYPEWELGVQIVAEEDEHNFDFDLLDPTKIIPEELVPVTPLGKLVLDRNPDNFFAETEQVAFCPGHIVPGIDFSNDPLLQGRLFSYTDTQISRLGGPNFHEIPINRPVAPNHNNQRDAQHRTTIDRGRASYEPNSIDSGWPKETPASPENGGFESYQERIEAHKVRERSESFSDHFSQAALFFNSMAEHEKEHIIAAYSFELGKVERVFIRERVVNEILANIDLTLAGRVAENLGLPAPTGGTVAPRSQALKESPALSQANLLSGDIVSRKVAVLVANGVTGQDVEKIKTALTARGAHAKVLGPTSAPVTTAEGKPLEVDASAEGMPSVAFDAVFVPGGAESVKVLGGNGVTLHFLLEAYKHLKAIAVAGEAKMLVEQLKLEEDAGLLVVSDGASTDAFFDAIAQHRVWAREPKAKAVPA; encoded by the coding sequence ATGGTCAAGAAGACAGATACGCCAGTCACCCCGACAGCCAAAAGTGAACTGGCCGGCACCGACACGCTGGACCGTGGCAACAGCAACGCCAAGCTCGACGCCTTGGAGACCTTTCGCTCCGATGCCACCGGCCAGGCCCTGCGCACCAACCAGGGCGTGAAGATCGCCGACAACCAGAACAGCCTCAAGGTCGGCAGCCGCGGCCCGAGTCTGCTGGAAGACTTCATCATGCGTGAGAAGATCACGCATTTTGACCATGAACGCATTCCCGAGCGCATCGTGCATGCCCGCGGCACCGCCGCGCATGGCTACTTCCAGAGCTACGACGACCACGCCACCCTGACCAAGGCGGGCTTTCTGCGCGACCCGGGCAAGAAGACCCCGGTGTTCCTGCGCTTTTCCACCGTGCAAGGCCCGCGTGGTTCGGGCGACACGGTGCGCGACATCCGTGGCTTTGCCGTGAAGTTCTACACCGACGAAGGCAACTTCGATCTGGTGGGCAACAACGTGCCGGTGTTCTTCATCCAGGACGCGATCAAGTTCCCCGACTTCGTTCACGCGGTGAAGCCCGAGCCGCACAACGAGATTCCTACCGGCGGATCGGCGCACGACACCTTCTGGGACTTCGTGTCGCTGGTGCCGGAAACTGCCCATGCGGTGATCTGGGCGATGTCCGACCGTGCCATCCCCAAGAGCCTGCGCACCATTCAGGGCTTTGGCGTGCACACCTTCCGGATGATCAACACCGAGGGCAAGGCGAGCTTCGTCAAGTTCCACTGGAAGCCCAAGTTCGGCGTCTGCTCGCTGGTCTGGGACGAGGCGCAGAAGCTGGCCGGCAAGGACACCGACTTCCACCGCCGCGATCTCTGGGAAGCCATCGAGATGGGCGACTATCCGGAATGGGAGCTGGGCGTGCAGATCGTCGCCGAAGAGGACGAACACAACTTCGACTTCGACCTGCTCGACCCGACCAAGATCATCCCCGAGGAGCTGGTGCCCGTGACCCCGCTGGGCAAGCTGGTCCTGGACCGCAACCCCGACAACTTCTTCGCCGAGACCGAGCAGGTTGCCTTCTGCCCTGGCCATATCGTGCCGGGTATCGACTTCTCCAATGACCCGCTGCTGCAGGGCCGGCTGTTCTCCTATACCGACACGCAGATCAGCCGCCTGGGCGGGCCGAACTTCCACGAGATTCCGATCAATCGCCCGGTGGCGCCGAACCACAACAACCAGCGCGATGCCCAGCACCGCACCACCATCGACCGTGGCCGTGCCTCGTACGAGCCGAACTCGATCGACAGCGGCTGGCCCAAGGAAACCCCGGCCTCGCCGGAAAATGGCGGTTTCGAGAGCTATCAGGAGCGCATCGAAGCGCACAAGGTGCGTGAGCGCAGCGAGTCGTTTTCCGACCACTTCTCGCAGGCCGCGCTGTTCTTCAACAGCATGGCCGAGCACGAGAAGGAGCACATCATTGCCGCCTACAGCTTCGAGCTGGGCAAGGTCGAGCGGGTGTTCATCCGTGAGCGGGTGGTCAACGAGATTCTTGCCAACATCGACCTGACCCTGGCCGGCCGAGTGGCGGAAAACCTCGGCCTGCCGGCTCCCACGGGCGGTACCGTGGCGCCGCGCAGCCAGGCGCTGAAGGAGTCTCCGGCGCTGAGCCAGGCCAACCTGCTGTCGGGTGACATCGTCTCGCGCAAGGTCGCGGTACTGGTGGCCAACGGCGTGACCGGCCAGGACGTGGAGAAGATCAAGACCGCCCTGACTGCCCGTGGTGCGCACGCCAAGGTGCTGGGGCCGACCTCCGCGCCGGTGACCACCGCCGAGGGCAAGCCCCTGGAGGTGGATGCTTCGGCCGAGGGCATGCCGTCGGTGGCCTTCGATGCGGTGTTCGTGCCGGGCGGTGCGGAGTCGGTGAAGGTGCTGGGAGGCAACGGCGTGACCCTGCACTTCCTGCTGGAAGCCTACAAGCACCTCAAGGCCATCGCCGTGGCCGGTGAGGCCAAGATGCTGGTGGAACAGCTGAAGCTGGAAGAGGATGCCGGCCTGCTGGTGGTCTCGGACGGCGCCTCGACTGACGCCTTCTTCGACGCCATTGCCCAGCACCGCGTGTGGGCTCGCGAGCCGAAGGCCAAGGCCGTACCGGCCTGA
- a CDS encoding PA5502 family lipoprotein: MKLPASRYLLLAAFSLFLGACQSTPPAANSVPEAAPDAFAQLEQSITGNELATAEDQLAALQAANDADPRLDPLQRQLAEAYLSRSQISLQKGDVNGAATALSRARALMPKAPALTSGVNGAIAQARKAELDQAEAELAAAEARRIAKLIDPSAPNTLIELKTTDIAEMRRQLDAIASDVVNFNCAVLVRVPRTDDFPWLANLLSKRVNKLNSSFELDMSKQISRQQPAQIILTPKS, translated from the coding sequence ATGAAACTGCCCGCCTCCCGCTATCTGCTGCTCGCCGCCTTTTCCCTGTTCCTGGGGGCCTGTCAGAGCACGCCACCGGCCGCCAACAGCGTGCCCGAAGCCGCGCCAGACGCTTTCGCCCAGCTCGAACAGAGCATCACCGGCAATGAGCTGGCCACTGCCGAAGACCAGTTGGCGGCGCTGCAGGCTGCCAATGACGCGGACCCGCGCCTGGACCCCTTGCAGCGCCAGCTGGCCGAGGCCTACCTGAGCCGCAGCCAGATCAGCCTGCAGAAGGGTGACGTCAACGGCGCAGCCACCGCCCTGAGCCGCGCCCGTGCGCTGATGCCCAAGGCCCCGGCCCTGACCAGCGGCGTCAACGGCGCCATCGCCCAGGCACGCAAGGCCGAACTGGACCAGGCCGAAGCCGAGCTGGCCGCCGCTGAAGCGCGGCGCATCGCCAAGCTCATCGATCCGAGCGCACCGAACACGCTGATCGAGCTGAAAACCACCGACATCGCCGAGATGCGTCGACAGCTCGATGCCATCGCCTCGGATGTGGTGAATTTCAACTGTGCCGTGCTGGTCCGCGTGCCGCGCACCGATGACTTCCCGTGGCTGGCCAACCTGCTGAGCAAGCGGGTCAACAAGCTCAATTCCAGCTTCGAACTGGACATGAGCAAGCAGATCAGCCGCCAGCAGCCGGCGCAGATCATTCTCACACCCAAGTCCTGA
- the znuB gene encoding zinc ABC transporter permease subunit ZnuB, whose amino-acid sequence MADFLLYALLAGIALALVAGPLGSFVVWRRMAYFGDTLSHAALLGVALGFLLDISPTLAVTVGCLLLAILLVTLQQRQPLASDTLLGILAPSTLSLGLVVLSFMHEVRIDLMAYLFGDLLAISPTDLAWILGGSALVLVLILSLWRPLLAVTVHEELARVEGLPVTTLRMTMMLLIAVVIAVAMKIVGVLLITSLLIIPAAAAQRHARSPEQMALGASVLGVVAVCGGLSLSWFKDTPAGPSIVVCACALFLLSFVLPRRAV is encoded by the coding sequence ATGGCTGATTTTCTGTTGTATGCCCTGCTCGCCGGCATCGCCCTGGCCCTGGTCGCAGGCCCCCTGGGCTCTTTCGTGGTGTGGCGGCGCATGGCCTATTTCGGCGACACCCTGTCCCACGCCGCCCTGCTCGGTGTGGCCCTGGGTTTTCTGCTGGACATCAGCCCGACCTTGGCGGTGACGGTGGGCTGCCTGCTGCTGGCGATCCTGCTGGTGACCCTGCAACAGCGCCAGCCGCTGGCCTCCGACACCCTGCTGGGCATCCTCGCCCCCAGTACCCTGTCGCTGGGCCTGGTGGTCCTGAGTTTCATGCATGAGGTGCGCATCGACCTGATGGCCTACCTGTTCGGCGACCTGCTGGCGATCAGCCCTACGGACCTGGCCTGGATCCTCGGCGGCAGCGCGCTGGTGCTGGTACTGATCCTCAGCCTGTGGCGCCCCTTGCTGGCGGTGACGGTACACGAAGAGCTGGCCAGGGTCGAAGGCCTGCCGGTGACCACCCTGCGCATGACCATGATGCTGCTGATCGCCGTGGTGATCGCCGTGGCGATGAAGATCGTCGGCGTGCTGCTGATCACTTCGCTGCTGATCATCCCGGCAGCGGCGGCCCAGCGGCACGCCCGTTCGCCGGAGCAGATGGCCCTGGGGGCCAGCGTGCTGGGTGTGGTTGCGGTGTGCGGCGGTTTGTCGCTGTCGTGGTTCAAGGACACCCCGGCCGGGCCTTCGATCGTGGTCTGCGCCTGTGCGCTGTTTCTGCTCAGCTTTGTTCTCCCCCGGCGGGCGGTGTAG
- the znuC gene encoding zinc ABC transporter ATP-binding protein ZnuC, protein MSKVLIRLDQVAVNFAGQTVLENIALSVGAGEIVTLIGPNGAGKTTLVRAVLGLLQPTSGEVWRKPKLRVGYMPQKLHVDQTLPLSVLRFLRLVPGVDRAKAEAALEEVGAGKVIDSPLQGISGGEMQRVLLARALLREPELLVLDEPVQGVDVAGQAELYSLITRLRDRHGCGVLMVSHDLHLVMSTTDQVVCLNRHVCCSGHPEQVSNDPAFVELFGQNAPSLAIYHHHHDHAHDLHGEVVSETPSAPPRFKPHVHGDGCKHG, encoded by the coding sequence ATGAGCAAAGTGCTGATCCGCCTGGACCAGGTGGCGGTGAATTTCGCTGGCCAGACGGTTCTGGAAAACATTGCCCTGAGCGTCGGCGCCGGGGAGATCGTCACCCTGATCGGCCCCAACGGTGCCGGCAAGACCACCCTGGTGCGCGCCGTGCTCGGCCTGCTGCAACCCACCTCGGGCGAGGTCTGGCGCAAGCCGAAACTGCGCGTGGGCTACATGCCGCAGAAGCTGCACGTCGACCAGACCCTGCCGCTGTCGGTGCTGCGCTTCCTGCGCCTGGTGCCGGGCGTGGACCGCGCCAAGGCCGAAGCCGCGCTGGAGGAAGTCGGCGCCGGCAAGGTCATCGACAGCCCGCTGCAGGGTATTTCCGGCGGCGAGATGCAACGCGTGCTGCTGGCCCGCGCCTTGCTGCGCGAGCCCGAGCTGCTGGTGCTCGATGAACCGGTGCAGGGCGTCGACGTAGCGGGGCAGGCCGAGCTGTACAGCCTCATCACCCGCCTGCGCGACCGCCACGGCTGCGGCGTGCTGATGGTCTCCCACGACCTGCACCTGGTGATGAGCACCACCGACCAGGTGGTGTGCCTGAACCGCCACGTGTGCTGTTCCGGGCACCCGGAGCAGGTCAGTAACGACCCGGCGTTCGTCGAGCTGTTCGGCCAGAACGCCCCCAGCCTGGCGATCTATCACCACCACCACGACCACGCCCACGACCTGCATGGCGAGGTGGTCAGCGAAACCCCGAGCGCGCCCCCGCGCTTCAAACCTCACGTTCACGGAGACGGCTGCAAGCATGGCTGA
- a CDS encoding Fur family transcriptional regulator, giving the protein MPITPLASRPHDHSHCVHHALSEADALCASKGLRLTALRRRVLELVWQSHKPLGAYDILGVLSEEDGRRAAPPTVYRALDFLLENGLVHRIASLNAFTGCNHPAHAHQGQFLICRNCHAAIELQNPAISQAVVKAAGDVGFSAEGQTIEIVGVCAGCKAA; this is encoded by the coding sequence ATGCCTATCACTCCTCTGGCCAGCCGCCCCCACGATCATTCCCATTGCGTACACCATGCTCTCAGCGAAGCCGACGCCCTGTGCGCCAGCAAAGGCTTGCGCCTGACCGCCCTGCGTCGTCGGGTGCTGGAGCTGGTGTGGCAAAGCCACAAGCCGCTGGGCGCCTACGACATCCTTGGCGTGCTCAGCGAAGAAGACGGCCGCCGCGCCGCGCCACCCACCGTGTACCGGGCGCTGGACTTCCTGCTGGAAAACGGCCTGGTGCATCGCATCGCCTCGCTCAACGCCTTCACCGGTTGCAACCACCCGGCCCACGCGCACCAGGGCCAGTTCCTGATCTGCCGTAACTGCCACGCGGCCATCGAACTGCAGAACCCGGCCATCAGCCAGGCGGTGGTCAAGGCCGCTGGCGACGTGGGCTTCAGTGCCGAAGGCCAGACCATCGAGATCGTCGGCGTGTGCGCCGGCTGCAAGGCGGCCTGA